Proteins encoded together in one Oreochromis aureus strain Israel breed Guangdong linkage group 23, ZZ_aureus, whole genome shotgun sequence window:
- the pou3f3b gene encoding POU domain, class 3, transcription factor 3-B isoform X1 produces the protein MATAASNPYLPTNSILSSGSIVHSDSGGGGMQPGSAAVTSGSGGYRGDPTVKMVQSDFMQGAMAASNGGHMLSHAHQWVTSLPHAAAAAAAAAVAAAEAGSPWSSSPVGMTGSPQQQDVKGSGRDDLHTGTALHHRPPHLAPHQTHAGSWGSTTAAHINSISGGQQQQQSLIYSQPGGFTVNGMLSPGGQSLVHPGLVRGNTPDLDHGSHHHHHHHQHPHHQHHGGGAGGGVNSHDPHSDDDTPTSDDLEQFAKQFKQRRIKLGFTQADVGLALGTLYGNVFSQTTICRFEALQLSFKNMCKLKPLLNKWLEEADSSTGSPTSIDKIAAQGRKRKKRTSIEVSVKGALESHFLKCPKPSAQEISSLADNLQLEKEVVRVWFCNRRQKEKRMTPPGVAQTPEDVYSQVGNGHFLVDYLKDDASEASDQRVTTTSSFHQVILAH, from the exons ATGGCCACCGCGGCTTCCAATCCTTATCTCCCCACCAATAGCATCTTATCGTCCGGCTCCATCGTGCACTCTGACTCCGGAGGTGGTGGCATGCAGCCGGGCAGCGCTGCGGTTACCTCCGGGTCTGGGGGCTACAGAGGGGACCCCACGGTCAAGATGGTTCAGAGTGACTTTATGCAGGGCGCCATGGCAGCGAGCAACGGGGGGCACATGCTGAGCCATGCCCACCAGTGGGTGACGTCCCTCCCGCACGCCGCCGCGGCTGCAGCGGCGGCCGCTGTGGCCGCGGCGGAAGCCGGGTCCCCCTGGTCGTCGAGCCCGGTCGGGATGACGGGCAGCCCGCAGCAGCAGGACGTGAAAGGATCCGGCAGAGACGACCTGCACACGGGCACTGCTCTACACCACAGGCCCCCCCACCTAGCTCCCCATCAGACTCACGCCGGGAGCTGGGGCAGCACCACGGCGGCTCACATCAACTCCATCTCCGgggggcagcagcagcagcagtcgcTCATCTACTCCCAGCCCGGAGGCTTCACTGTCAACGGCATGCTGAGCCCGGGCGGACAGAGCCTGGTGCACCCAGGGCTGGTGAGGGGGAACACCCCGGACCTGGACCACGGCagccaccaccatcaccaccaccaccagcatccGCACCACCAGCACCACGGAGGCGGAGCAGGCGGAGGTGTCAACAGCCACGACCCGCACTCGGACGACGACACGCCGACCTCGGACGACCTGGAGCAGTTCGCCAAGCAGTTCAAGCAGCGGAGGATCAAGCTGGGCTTCACGCAAGCAGACGTGGGCCTGGCTCTGGGCACCCTGTACGGGAACGTCTTCTCGCAGACCACCATTTGCAGGTTCGAGGCTCTGCAGCTCAGCTTCAAGAACATGTGCAAGCTGAAGCCTTTGTTGAACAAGTGGCTCGAGGAGGCCGACTCTTCCACGGGCAGCCCTACCAGCATCGACAAGATCGCGGCGCAAGGGAGGAAGCGAAAGAAGCGCACGTCCATCGAGGTGAGCGTCAAGGGGGCTCTGGAGAGCCACTTTCTGAAATGCCCCAAGCCCTCGGCCCAGGAGATCAGCAGCCTGGCGGACAACTTGCAGCTGGAGAAGGAGGTGGTTAGAGTGTGGTTTTGCAATAGGAGACAGAAGGAAAAACGGATGACGCCCCCGGGAGTGGCGCAGACGCCGGAGGATGTGTACTCTCAGGTCGGCAAT gGGCATTTTTTAGTAGATTACTTAAAAGATGATGCAAGTGAAGCGAGCGACCAGAGGGTGACAACCACAAGTTCATTCCACCAGGTAATTTTGGCGCATTGA
- the pou3f3b gene encoding POU domain, class 3, transcription factor 3-B isoform X2, with protein MATAASNPYLPTNSILSSGSIVHSDSGGGGMQPGSAAVTSGSGGYRGDPTVKMVQSDFMQGAMAASNGGHMLSHAHQWVTSLPHAAAAAAAAAVAAAEAGSPWSSSPVGMTGSPQQQDVKGSGRDDLHTGTALHHRPPHLAPHQTHAGSWGSTTAAHINSISGGQQQQQSLIYSQPGGFTVNGMLSPGGQSLVHPGLVRGNTPDLDHGSHHHHHHHQHPHHQHHGGGAGGGVNSHDPHSDDDTPTSDDLEQFAKQFKQRRIKLGFTQADVGLALGTLYGNVFSQTTICRFEALQLSFKNMCKLKPLLNKWLEEADSSTGSPTSIDKIAAQGRKRKKRTSIEVSVKGALESHFLKCPKPSAQEISSLADNLQLEKEVVRVWFCNRRQKEKRMTPPGVAQTPEDVYSQVGNGHFLVDYLKDDASEASDQRVTTTSSFHQKWD; from the exons ATGGCCACCGCGGCTTCCAATCCTTATCTCCCCACCAATAGCATCTTATCGTCCGGCTCCATCGTGCACTCTGACTCCGGAGGTGGTGGCATGCAGCCGGGCAGCGCTGCGGTTACCTCCGGGTCTGGGGGCTACAGAGGGGACCCCACGGTCAAGATGGTTCAGAGTGACTTTATGCAGGGCGCCATGGCAGCGAGCAACGGGGGGCACATGCTGAGCCATGCCCACCAGTGGGTGACGTCCCTCCCGCACGCCGCCGCGGCTGCAGCGGCGGCCGCTGTGGCCGCGGCGGAAGCCGGGTCCCCCTGGTCGTCGAGCCCGGTCGGGATGACGGGCAGCCCGCAGCAGCAGGACGTGAAAGGATCCGGCAGAGACGACCTGCACACGGGCACTGCTCTACACCACAGGCCCCCCCACCTAGCTCCCCATCAGACTCACGCCGGGAGCTGGGGCAGCACCACGGCGGCTCACATCAACTCCATCTCCGgggggcagcagcagcagcagtcgcTCATCTACTCCCAGCCCGGAGGCTTCACTGTCAACGGCATGCTGAGCCCGGGCGGACAGAGCCTGGTGCACCCAGGGCTGGTGAGGGGGAACACCCCGGACCTGGACCACGGCagccaccaccatcaccaccaccaccagcatccGCACCACCAGCACCACGGAGGCGGAGCAGGCGGAGGTGTCAACAGCCACGACCCGCACTCGGACGACGACACGCCGACCTCGGACGACCTGGAGCAGTTCGCCAAGCAGTTCAAGCAGCGGAGGATCAAGCTGGGCTTCACGCAAGCAGACGTGGGCCTGGCTCTGGGCACCCTGTACGGGAACGTCTTCTCGCAGACCACCATTTGCAGGTTCGAGGCTCTGCAGCTCAGCTTCAAGAACATGTGCAAGCTGAAGCCTTTGTTGAACAAGTGGCTCGAGGAGGCCGACTCTTCCACGGGCAGCCCTACCAGCATCGACAAGATCGCGGCGCAAGGGAGGAAGCGAAAGAAGCGCACGTCCATCGAGGTGAGCGTCAAGGGGGCTCTGGAGAGCCACTTTCTGAAATGCCCCAAGCCCTCGGCCCAGGAGATCAGCAGCCTGGCGGACAACTTGCAGCTGGAGAAGGAGGTGGTTAGAGTGTGGTTTTGCAATAGGAGACAGAAGGAAAAACGGATGACGCCCCCGGGAGTGGCGCAGACGCCGGAGGATGTGTACTCTCAGGTCGGCAAT gGGCATTTTTTAGTAGATTACTTAAAAGATGATGCAAGTGAAGCGAGCGACCAGAGGGTGACAACCACAAGTTCATTCCACCAG AAATGGGACTGA